In the Candidatus Eremiobacteraceae bacterium genome, one interval contains:
- a CDS encoding transaldolase family protein, whose amino-acid sequence MNPLTKLIDYGQSFWLDNISRGFTRAGSLADLIANDGLRGVTSNPTIFEKAVGSSDDYDDAIRELAAQSKTPEQMYDKLTTDDIREACDTFHGLYTQTKGGDGFVSIELPPHLAKDTAGS is encoded by the coding sequence ATGAATCCGCTCACCAAACTCATCGACTACGGCCAGTCGTTCTGGCTCGACAACATCAGCCGCGGTTTCACGCGCGCCGGTTCGCTCGCCGATCTGATCGCGAACGACGGCCTGCGCGGCGTCACGTCGAATCCCACGATCTTCGAAAAGGCGGTTGGCTCTAGCGACGATTACGACGACGCCATCCGCGAATTAGCCGCACAGAGCAAGACGCCGGAACAGATGTACGACAAGCTCACGACGGACGACATCCGTGAAGCCTGCGACACCTTCCACGGTCTCTACACGCAGACCAAAGGCGGCGACGGTTTCGTCTCCATCGAGCTGCCGCCGCATCTCGCCAAAGACACGGCGGGTTCCAT
- the tkt gene encoding transketolase, protein MKAPTAVSSPAELDQLCINTIRTLSMDAVQKANSGHPGTAMALAPLAYALWTRHMRYNPANPQWPNRDRFVLSAGHACILQYTMLYLTGYDVSLDDLKSFRQWGSKTPGHPEYGHTPGIEATTGPLGQGFGNAVGMALAERMLAARFNKSPGAAVPVNHFTYVICSDGDLMEGVASEAASLAGHLQLGRIIAVYDDNRITLDGPSALSFNEDVCARFNAYGWHTCAVEDANDLDAIDAALNAAKGDPRPSLIRLRSHIGYGAPHKQDTNAAHGEPLGADEIKLAKKFYGWPEDAQFLVPDEALAQFRKALERGAQYETEWRKEFDAYAGADPELGRTFTAQIAGELPKGWSDGLPTFKPEDGPMATRDASNKALNAIAAKMPALVGGAADLATSNKTDIKDGGSIEAGSFGDRILHFGVREHAMAAALNGMTLHRGFRAFGATFLIFSDYMRPSIRLAALSRINPIYVWTHDSIGLGEDGPTHQSIEQLASLRAIPNMTVLRPADANETAICWRLAVEHTEGPVGIVCTRQKIPVYAAESVRGAERGGYVLSREASDDPAVILIGTGSEVQWCVGAQKILKDKGVHARVVSLPCFSLFDAQDQAYRDSVLPPSVTARVAIEAAAPFGWERYVGMKGTIIGMRRFGASAPADTLFKEFGFTSEHVADAAEKAIEQSKTVTDLYRQ, encoded by the coding sequence TTGAAGGCGCCTACTGCTGTTTCATCGCCCGCTGAGCTCGACCAGCTCTGCATCAACACCATCCGCACGCTTTCGATGGATGCCGTCCAGAAGGCCAACTCCGGTCATCCCGGCACGGCGATGGCGCTCGCGCCGCTTGCCTATGCCCTGTGGACGCGCCACATGCGCTACAATCCCGCAAACCCCCAGTGGCCAAATCGCGATCGCTTCGTGCTCTCTGCCGGCCACGCGTGCATCCTGCAGTACACCATGCTCTACCTGACAGGCTACGACGTGAGTCTCGACGATCTCAAGAGCTTCCGCCAGTGGGGTTCCAAAACGCCCGGCCATCCGGAATACGGCCATACGCCGGGCATCGAAGCCACGACGGGTCCGCTCGGCCAGGGCTTTGGTAACGCGGTTGGGATGGCCCTGGCCGAGCGCATGCTGGCGGCGCGCTTCAATAAATCTCCCGGCGCGGCGGTGCCGGTGAATCATTTCACCTACGTCATCTGTTCCGATGGCGACTTGATGGAAGGCGTCGCGTCCGAGGCGGCGTCGCTGGCCGGCCACCTGCAGCTCGGACGGATCATCGCGGTGTACGATGATAACCGCATCACGCTCGATGGCCCCTCCGCGCTCTCATTCAATGAAGACGTCTGCGCGCGATTCAACGCCTACGGCTGGCACACGTGCGCGGTGGAGGACGCAAACGATCTCGACGCGATCGACGCGGCGCTCAACGCAGCCAAAGGCGATCCGCGGCCGTCGCTCATCCGCCTGCGCAGCCACATCGGTTACGGCGCACCGCACAAACAAGATACGAATGCGGCGCACGGCGAGCCGCTCGGCGCAGACGAGATCAAATTGGCCAAGAAATTCTACGGCTGGCCGGAAGACGCGCAATTCCTCGTGCCCGACGAAGCGCTGGCGCAGTTCCGCAAAGCGTTGGAACGCGGCGCACAATACGAAACCGAATGGCGAAAAGAATTCGATGCATACGCCGGCGCCGATCCCGAACTCGGGCGCACGTTCACCGCGCAGATCGCGGGCGAACTGCCGAAGGGCTGGAGCGACGGCTTGCCGACCTTCAAGCCCGAAGATGGGCCGATGGCCACGCGCGACGCCTCGAACAAAGCGCTCAACGCAATCGCTGCGAAAATGCCCGCGCTCGTCGGCGGCGCAGCCGACCTTGCGACGTCGAACAAAACCGACATCAAGGACGGCGGCAGCATAGAGGCCGGCTCGTTCGGCGATCGCATCCTGCACTTCGGCGTGCGCGAACACGCGATGGCCGCAGCGTTGAACGGCATGACCCTGCATCGCGGGTTCCGCGCGTTCGGCGCGACGTTTCTCATCTTCTCGGACTACATGCGGCCGTCGATCCGGCTCGCGGCCCTCAGCCGCATCAACCCCATCTACGTCTGGACCCACGACAGCATCGGTCTCGGAGAGGACGGCCCGACGCACCAGTCGATCGAGCAGCTCGCGAGTCTGCGCGCCATCCCGAACATGACCGTCCTGCGCCCCGCCGACGCAAACGAGACCGCGATCTGCTGGCGGCTCGCGGTCGAACACACGGAGGGCCCGGTGGGCATCGTCTGCACGCGCCAGAAGATTCCGGTCTACGCGGCTGAAAGCGTGCGCGGCGCGGAGCGCGGCGGTTACGTCTTATCTCGCGAAGCCTCCGACGATCCCGCCGTGATCTTGATCGGCACCGGTTCGGAAGTGCAGTGGTGCGTTGGCGCGCAGAAGATACTCAAGGATAAGGGCGTGCACGCGCGCGTGGTGAGCCTGCCATGTTTTTCGCTCTTCGACGCGCAAGACCAGGCGTACCGTGACTCCGTCCTGCCGCCAAGCGTCACCGCGCGTGTGGCTATTGAAGCAGCAGCCCCCTTCGGTTGGGAGCGATACGTCGGCATGAAGGGTACGATTATCGGTATGCGGCGTTTCGGCGCGTCGGCGCCGGCCGACACATTGTTCAAAGAATTCGGCTTCACGTCCGAGCACGTCGCCGATGCGGCCGAGAAGGCAATCGAACAATCCAAAACGGTCACTGACCTTTATCGCCAATAA